The following coding sequences lie in one Oryctolagus cuniculus chromosome 7, mOryCun1.1, whole genome shotgun sequence genomic window:
- the LOC108175386 gene encoding gem-associated protein 8, producing MAEKVSASKATNSWYSHPVYSRYWQHYHQAMAWMRSHQNAYRKAVESYFSSLCYFAPGLQPQSAYDGEAGYPQLSSDRPMVSEDFHCTYSPCERYGRLPHDSGRMQVSIRKDQTVSEEEEEEGEDDEEEELESESDGEVECDVSNMEITEELRQYFATTEKHREERRRQQQLDAARLEDYVNADHDLYYNTHRSVEPPIERPGARRQAEMKLLYGESAAKIQAMEAAMQLSFDKHCNRKLPKYWPVIPLKF from the coding sequence ATGGCGGAGAAGGTGTCAGCATCGAAAGCCACCAATTCGTGGTATTCTCATCCTGTATATTCAAGGTACTGGCAACATTATCATCAAGCCATGGCTTGGATGCGAAGCCACCAGAATGCCTACAGGAAGGCAGTAGAGTCCTATTTCAGTTCCCTGTGTTACTTTGCTCCTGGGCTTCAGCCCCAAAGCGCATATGACGGTGAGGCTGGGTACCCTCAGCTCTCCTCTGACCGTCCAATGGTCTCAGAGGACTTCCACTGCACATACTCACCTTGTGAAAGGTATGGGCGGCTTCCACATGACAGcggtaggatgcaggtgtccataAGAAAAGACCAGACTGTgtccgaggaggaggaggaggagggggaggacgacgaggaggaggagctggagtctGAGTCGGATGGGGAGGTGGAATGCGACGTGAGCAACATGGAGATCACCGAGGAGCTGCGCCAGTACTTCGCGACGACTGAGAAGCACAGAGAAGAGCGacggcggcagcagcagctggaCGCGGCACGCCTGGAGGACTATGTGAACGCCGACCATGACCTCTACTACAACACCCACCGATCGGTAGAGCCTCCGATCGAGAGGCCAGGCGCGCGGCGCCAGGCCGAGATGAAGCTCCTCTACGGGGAGAGTGCCGCCAAGATCCAAGCCATGGAGGCTGCCATGCAGCTGAGCTTCGACAAGCACTGCAACAGGAAGCTGCCCAAGTACTGGCCCGTCATTCCCCTCAAGTTCTGA